A region from the Lolium perenne isolate Kyuss_39 chromosome 4, Kyuss_2.0, whole genome shotgun sequence genome encodes:
- the LOC127293118 gene encoding uncharacterized protein, with protein sequence MASALSSLRYGDSLSVVAISGATAVLCEAISWLLIYRTTTYNSLRASIERHSRKLDSMKSTASGPTSSSSSSSHSQAASSRAKKMDRVETSLKDASRELSFAKLKSGAVVAAVLFVVFGLLNSLFEGRAVAKLPFAPVPLVQRMSHRGLPGNDPTDCAMVFLYFLCSMSIRTNLQKLLGFTPPRAAAGAGPGLFGMPDPKVN encoded by the coding sequence ATGGCCTCGGCGCTCTCCTCCCTGCGCTACGGCGACAGCCTCTCGGTGGTGGCCATCTCGGGCGCCACGGCCGTGCTCTGCGAGGCCATCTCCTGGCTGCTCATCTACCGCACCACCACCTACAACTCCCTGCGCGCCTCCATTGAGCGCCACTCCCGCAAGCTCGACTCCATGAAGTCCACCGCCTCCggccccacctcctcctcctcctcctcctcccactcCCAGGCCGCCTCCTCCAGGGCCAAGAAGATGGACCGCGTCGAGACCAGCCTCAAGGACGCCTCGCGCGAGCTCTCCTTCGCCAAGCTCAAGTCcggcgccgtcgtcgccgccgtcctCTTCGTCGTCTTCGGCCTGCTCAACTCCCTCTTCGAGGGCCGCGCCGTCGCCAAGCTGCCCTTCGCGCCCGtgccgctcgtgcagcgcatgagCCACCGCGGACTGCCCGGGAACGACCCCACCGACTGCGCCATGGTATTCCTCTACTTCCTCTGCTCCATGAGCATCCGGACCAACCTCCAGAAGCTGCTCGGCTTCACGCCGCCGCGCGCGGCCGCCGGGGCCGGCCCGGGGCTCTTCGGCATGCCCGACCCCAAAGTCAATTGA